The DNA window GAGTTGGAGGATTAAAACTTATAATTGGTCCAATTCTTGAATTGTCAGTGATTCCGATATTCATTTTGCTATGAAAATTATTTGGAAGGGGACATTTCGATGCTATTCATCATTGTACTTATTATTAGCCACACTGTTTTACGGATTGTTGATCTCATATCCTACTTCTTCCCCATTTTACAGCAGTCCTACACTGCAAATTTCTCATTAACTCTTTGCCACTACCAAGTTTTTCTTAGAGTTTCGAGGTAAGAAACTCCCTTGTAGATTCCACGGTGGCATGATGAATCACCagatatctatataattttgtttaacttTAACCATATGAAGTGTCAAATGGgtgatgtttgaaaaaaaaagaaatctcAATTTGCTCAATTTGACATTTagaccattttttttattttgtttatacatataattaataataagttttgGTGGATAAAAATGATGATTGAACCAATTTTATAAacgtaaaataattaaaacgaTATTTTCTAATCCAAGTCAACAATTTGATtgtacatattattatataaattgatcCTGCATAtccttttaataaataataaattttatttaagaatatttttatcactgaaaattattctatttcaattttatctaaGCTATTCACTAAGCATGATTAGAATTGTGCTTCATTTTGTTTTTCCAAATTGACCCTCTCGACTTTTCAATTGTCAGACCTATGCTAATGCAACTATAAGGCTTAAATTATCAAGGATAATTAAGCAATTAAACTaagttatatttgttaatttgaatattaaattgttatattttttatattatttaaaagatattaatatatgatgataaaaaaatatttaaaaatattaatatacaatgataattaatacaaaatattttaattataaagtgagaaatgtattaataaaagagtgaaaataattttgattttgcatcaaaataaaatataaaaaattgggtAGAAGTAGCCAATTAGTTTTCAACCTCTTGTGGTCAAATATTTGTAatccttgtttgattttgggttatatttaaaattaatcacatataaaattaattattttatttatccaaattttattcctttgaaaaaaatttatacttatattATCCTTTACCCTAAATAATCTAAccattaaaaactaatataataaaaaaaaataagacaataaaaatagaataacgaattaagtatgtaaaccgcaaacacacttaaccattaaACAAGCAGCATAacactcataaacttaaaattagtatttaccttttatatttaaaacaaatataagataTCTCATTTATAGCATTGTTCGATATAACTTAAgatttgatataataaaatagcTGATTAAGTCAACCAATAAGATCCTATTGAACTTAGACAAgtgtttaattaagaaaaacacaaaaCCATCTTCATTGTTGTTGATTTCCAATTCCTCACTTCTCGCCGCCTTTCTTTTACTGTCCGATTCCTCTGCCTTTCACCGGTGTAAGAATTCATGATCGAATCTCTACTCTTACTCTACAACCCAGTTAAAGCTTTGTTCCTTGATTTAAGATAGATgatgttttgtttttgtgatTGATTATTAGATCAAAACATGGATCAAATCACCAATGTCATGGAGTATGAAGCCTTGGCCAAAGAGAAATTACCCAAAATGGTTTACGATTATTATGCATCTGGTGCAGAGGATCAATGGACCCTTGAAGAGAACAGGAAGGCATTCTCAAGAATCTTGTAAGCTCATCTTCTGTAATACACATATAGAATAGTTAGGCTTAGGCAGTATTAATTCCAATTGATGCAAAATGTAGATTTCGGCCTCGAGTTTTAATTGATGTGAGCAAAATAGACTTGACTACTACTGTATTGGGGTTCAAGATTTCAATGCCTATTATGGTTGCTCCTTCTGCCTTTCAGAGAATGGCTAATCCTGAAGGTATGCTTGTTCATTTACCATTTATTTCTAAAACTTGATTCCAATttccattttttgtttttgttcttgtTCTTAACTTAGGAGAATGCGCAACAGCAAGAGCAACATCTGCTGCTGGTACTATAATGGTTAGTTAGACTTGTTCATGTTTGTGCTCAATCATTCTTAAATAATTACTCTTGTTTCATTTTTAACAGACACTGTCTTCATTGGCTACTTCAAGTGTTGAAGAGGTTGCTTCGACAGGACCTGGTGTTCGTTTTTTCCAGCTTTATGTGAGCGAGGCTTTCTgttttatattaacaaaatagcATTTGGGTTTTTCCTGAAATTCAGTCTATATTAATGTAGGTGTTGAAGGATAGATATGTTGTTGAAAAGCTTGTTAAAAGAGCAGAGATGTCCGGTTTCAAGGCAATTGTTCTCACGGTTGACACTCCAATGCTTGGCAGACGAGAAGCTGACATTAAGAACAGGTTTAGTTTGCCACCACATTTGTCATTGAAGAACTTTGaaggattggatcttggcaagtTAGACAAGGTGAATGTTTgttcttaattaataatgttgatTAATTAGTGCAATCAATGATATTTGGTTGTGTCTGGAATGTATCAATGTTTGTAGAGCAATGACAACTCTGGACTGTTATCGTACTTTTCAAACCAAGCTGACAGATCTCTTAGCTGGAaggtttgttttatttgttt is part of the Impatiens glandulifera chromosome 1, dImpGla2.1, whole genome shotgun sequence genome and encodes:
- the LOC124921960 gene encoding glycolate oxidase-like, with the translated sequence MDQITNVMEYEALAKEKLPKMVYDYYASGAEDQWTLEENRKAFSRILFRPRVLIDVSKIDLTTTVLGFKISMPIMVAPSAFQRMANPEGECATARATSAAGTIMTLSSLATSSVEEVASTGPGVRFFQLYVLKDRYVVEKLVKRAEMSGFKAIVLTVDTPMLGRREADIKNRFSLPPHLSLKNFEGLDLGKLDKSNDNSGLLSYFSNQADRSLSWKDIKWLKTITSLPILLKGIITAEDGRLAVEHGAEGIIVSNHGARQLDGVPATIMSLEEVVKGVEGRIPVFMDGGIRRGTDVFKALALGASGVFIGRPVLYSLAVHGEAGVKKVLQMLRDELELTMALTGCRSLKEITPAHITTPSGLTSNL